GTAGAGGAACAAATCCACCAACAAATACAGATGCTGTCAGCTATCTGCGTGTGATGTGATCCTCCTTGGCAGATGAACCGCGGCCTGTGTCTGGGTACAGATGGCATGTTAATAAATGTGGCGGAGGGAACTTCATCAAGAATtgctcttgttttttatttattttttggctgAGTATACATTATAGGAATTGAGCTTTGGATTCATATTGTTTAGCTGGTTATGTTatacaatttaattcaattaaatggAATAAATAGGTATGTCTTACACCAGCTGTAGGTAGTTAGAAGTTAGGCTTAACATTTGCCTGTGTAACCTGAGATTTAATTTTGTGGCCATTctggtttgttattttgtggGTTAAAGGTAAGAGAGGAGTGCACTGCAAGACAAGGGTGTGATGCAGAAAGGAGGCTTGTTTGATTCATCGTGCTTGAATCTAATTGCTGCTACAAGCTTAGAGAGCTGAAACCACCTGCATACAAGTGTATTGTGCATGCGACAGagggtgtgtttctgtgtcataAGGTTTGCAGTGAACTTGTCTGTTATGAATGCACATATGATGTGTGATTTGGAAACAGGCTAGTCCTGCTCTGGGGTGGGGTGACTCCAGGTTTACTTTGTAAAGAGAGAATAATCTACATAGTGCTGTTTAAACACAAAGCTGTCACCCAAGATAAACCAGGTGTACAAGTCCATACTCTGACTGTTTCTGTATAaggcaacatttaaaaaaaatttggACAATGAAAAATGATATTACTGGTTTTGTGTGCCTTTTATGACACAAAATCTATAATAATTCCTCCATAATATTTCCAGGTCCATTGATTGACATATTGCCTTCACTGCCAAATTGGCTTTAAAGTGCAAATTGTCAAACTGGAATACGGTCAGGAGCCCATTGTAGAGGTCAtgtaatggtaaatggtctgcacttatatagcgcttttctacctagttggtactcaaagcgctttacactgcttctcattcacccattcacacacacaagcacacacacacacattcacacaccgatggcagagctgctatgcagctgacctgactcacctgaTTACACTGACTGCAGTTCAAGCTGTTTTGAAGTTGACTTTGTGATATAAGGACAGTAAGTTATAGTCTACTATTGCCTTGTCTTGCATGTGGTATTGCGTATACTAAGCTCATAATATATAGTAACATTTATCTCCTATCATCCGTatgtgttcttttttaattttaccaTCAGCTAATAAGAGTAGAGAACATGAAGAgcagaagagaagcagagacCGAGGTACCACCACATAAATGTCTGCATGGCAATCTGCTGAGTTCATTGCTCACTGGCTTTACTGGAACAGAGCACATCATCCTCTCCTGCCTCAGTTATTAGCCATTTCATACAGTAGATTCAGAGTAGCATAACCCTTCAGATCCTGCAAATATATAGATGTTACTTGATTTGTGCTTCATAATATCTACTGTAACAGTAGCATTAACATTGTAAAATCCCttatttttttccctgttaATTTATATAATCTaagtttactgtttatttttcaagaTGTTTCTAATAGAAAGGTTTTTCTCAGAATTGAAGCAGTTCTGACATGCTCCTTGAATTGagtaaaaagacacattttgtaAAGACCtccttttgtcagtttcaggcATAATACATTTGTATATTATAACTCTGTATTCCCAGTTCAGCCAGAACTCCCAGTGCCTAGGTtcaagaggagagaaaggaaaaaagctgGAACCAGAGGAACTAAGTATCTGGCAGCAATGAGAGCTGCATCTCTAGGCCTAGGTAGGCTGCTGGCTTTGACCTGTTAATACAAACCAACCTTATGTGGTGGGGAAATCATAACTGGACAAACTATGGCTTCCGATTGTtctagaaaaatattttttttatacaaattattttaaacagaaaattaattaaaactaataaacagcgttgaaatagttgtttttttccccactacATCCTGTAATGGACCATTTTTGAATCTTGCAAAGAAGCCTTGCATGGCTTATGGATTTGCCAAGTAGGTTTGTTTAGTTTCACCATActaaacaaaccaacaaaacaaagcatCCTACTACAATTGTTCTGCAATATATCTCAATGTGCGATTTAATGAGCAAATGTTATCCTTTTGATTATTAAGGAAAATGCAGATTTAATGATCATgttgaaatgtgtatttctcaaatcaaacttacaaacaaatgaacataaaGCATACGAAAACCAATCTGTAggacaaatattatttattaaattaaattgcacCTTTTTGGAGTTATATAATTGCACAGGCTGACATATTtgtgattagattttttttttttttttttgcaatgttAAATTATAGAAACGGCGTGATTCTGCTGCAAAAGGTCAGTTTGGTTTGCTTTTGCAGAGACCGAGTTGAGCTTTATGCAACATTTATGAGCATACTGAGATCTGGATCTGACTTGTGCAACTGATATTGGACGGTAGAAATGATGAATGCTCTAAGTGGACTAATCACTTTATGGTATATAATGACGGGTATTACATGGACAATAGTCCAGTGTTGTAACTCCTGTCTTGTCTTTTATAATATAAGAAGAAACACCTGGGGACACAGTCAGGAGACAAGCTAAGAAAGGTATCATCATGCATGGTGCTTCTTACAGCGTGGGCTAATGGCTGAAGCTTTAACTACTCACATCTCGTTGTGGATACAAAAGCAATTCcaactgtgtttatttgataaACTAAAACCTTCCGGATCCACGTTAAAGTAGTTCTTAATACATTTGCTGAGATTTAAAGATTTTTGGCCTAATTCTGACAATGCAATCAATAACCCTTGTTAAACCTCAGCAGTGTATTAGACTGCCTTTCTGTTTAAATTTTTGCAAAACATGTATAAGTCTTTGTCTTTGTAGAATGCTGGTATGTTATACCATATACAAAGTCTCCATACTTCTTGTAGGTGAAAGTAAAAGGAATATGGCATGAGTCTGGTCTTGCTGTGGCTAAATATGCTCGATATCTTTCCTCAGACATGCACTCACCTGCTTGATGTGTGGTGATGTCTGATAACACTAAATTTGAGCATGGTCTTCATCTTATAACCACTCATTTACGAGTGGGGAAAACGCCAAACAGTGTTGTTAATTATCCACCCCAGAAACATCTCCATCAAAGAATGTGGGCTGGAAGCTTCGGGAGGCTCTAAAGCAGCAGCTGGCCATCATCCACGAACGTGTGGAGGCCAAGAAGCTTGCCAAGCTGGCTCTGGCTGAAGTCAGGCAACTACTGGCcaaagaggaggagcagaaggagctggagctggGGAGGAAGGAAATAATAGCCAGAGCAAAGGAAAAAGTGGTTTCCAGGctgaagaaggaagaggagaagatggagaaagaagacCTGGAAAAGACTGTGGGGAAACTGCGGAAGGACAAGGCAAAACAACCAAATGAGAAAAGGGAAGTGAAGAGCAAGGATGAAAAGGAACGGgacaagaaattaaagaaagaaggggagaaaaaggaaaagtcagagaagaagTTGGTGGGGgagggcaggaaaacacaggAGGAGAACAAGGGGAGAGGGAAGGAGTCTgtgaagggaaagaaaaaagaaaagcagagctGAGAAACCTGACAGAGAAGGCAAGAGAGGAAGTCAGAGGAGATGAAGCAAGTGTTAGAGCTTTGCGTATCAGTCATTTTGATATTGACCAAAATATCCCCATCACTAGTATCAAATACCAAAAAGCACTGAAGTACTAAAGGTCTGGTCAGATTCATAATATTGTTACTTATTCTACTTATGCTTCAATTCTTGattcaagatttttttaaatgtgtagcTGTTTAGACAACATTCATCaagtattttcatgtttttcaagTAATGcatcaaaaatatattttttgctaTCCCTGCTAAAACTTTGGTGCTATCCCCcaggaaagtttttttttttttttttcaactagACTGGCATGAAGTGAGGCAAATATAGTCATTATTTTTGGCCATGGTCCAGATGGAGCTAGCTAGATAGTAAACTCAGTCTTTCCTGCTCAAGGTGCTCCTTTATCCTTCAGCTGCATGAGGGGAATATGATTGGGAATCATAGGAGAAATGGCATACAAATGGTCAGAGCACTTCAGGATGCTCCTTAAGTGTTTTTGGTGTTCACATTTAGATTTGACTACACTGAAATCAAATCTAACGTATCAGTTTCTTTTCAGATGACAAGAAGTGAGTTTTTGTACTTAGGTTATGT
The window above is part of the Anabas testudineus chromosome 17, fAnaTes1.2, whole genome shotgun sequence genome. Proteins encoded here:
- the LOC113172421 gene encoding aspartyl/asparaginyl beta-hydroxylase-like isoform X1 encodes the protein MAPKKSAKGHSKAKDNAKPQSANKNGKKADSGSSSSFFTWFIVLALLGVWTSVAMVYFDLVDYQGVIEKAKGLQINLSEALQGKLVAYDTDGDGDFDVEDAKVLLANKSREHEEQKRSRDRVQPELPVPRFKRRERKKAGTRGTKYLAAMRAASLGLEETPGDTVRRQAKKETSPSKNVGWKLREALKQQLAIIHERVEAKKLAKLALAEVRQLLAKEEEQKELELGRKEIIARAKEKVVSRLKKEEEKMEKEDLEKTVGKLRKDKAKQPNEKREVKSKDEKERDKKLKKEGEKKEKSEKKLVGEGRKTQEENKGRGKESVKGKKKEKQS
- the LOC113172421 gene encoding aspartyl/asparaginyl beta-hydroxylase-like isoform X3, with protein sequence MAPKKSAKGHSKAKDNAKPQSANKNGKKADSGSSSSFFTWFIVLALLGVWTSVAMVYFDLVDYQGVIGKLVAYDTDGDGDFDVEDAKVLLANKSREHEEQKRSRDRVQPELPVPRFKRRERKKAGTRGTKYLAAMRAASLGLEETPGDTVRRQAKKETSPSKNVGWKLREALKQQLAIIHERVEAKKLAKLALAEVRQLLAKEEEQKELELGRKEIIARAKEKVVSRLKKEEEKMEKEDLEKTVGKLRKDKAKQPNEKREVKSKDEKERDKKLKKEGEKKEKSEKKLVGEGRKTQEENKGRGKESVKGKKKEKQS
- the LOC113172421 gene encoding aspartyl/asparaginyl beta-hydroxylase-like isoform X2 gives rise to the protein MECTEEQSDNAKPQSANKNGKKADSGSSSSFFTWFIVLALLGVWTSVAMVYFDLVDYQGVIEKAKGLQINLSEALQGKLVAYDTDGDGDFDVEDAKVLLANKSREHEEQKRSRDRVQPELPVPRFKRRERKKAGTRGTKYLAAMRAASLGLEETPGDTVRRQAKKETSPSKNVGWKLREALKQQLAIIHERVEAKKLAKLALAEVRQLLAKEEEQKELELGRKEIIARAKEKVVSRLKKEEEKMEKEDLEKTVGKLRKDKAKQPNEKREVKSKDEKERDKKLKKEGEKKEKSEKKLVGEGRKTQEENKGRGKESVKGKKKEKQS